The DNA window CAACTTACATAGCCTATCGCTATATAGCCTCCCCATCATTACATAGCTTAGCTACATATCTGTATACATAGTATTTAGAACGCCAAAGAGGCTATAGAGCTAGGTTATAGATGCTCCATATGTACCCCTTATGTACCCCGTATATACCCCTTCATAACCCCTTATATACCCCGTATGTACCCCTTATGTCCTGTATGTGGGGAGGAGAAGTGAGGAGGAGAAGTGGGGTGGAGGAGGAGTAAGAGGGACTGGGTTCGTGGCTTGCCGTATTGCCTCGGTTCCGAAGCATGgatggcctagtgtgttagcgtgtgGCCTAgtttcgaatcctggctcataatttcttttttcggTGTACAaccttgattcgaatttgtgtcacaagtgagttgaagttattctcccgtgtttccattCTTCTGGGATAAGggcactaaaccggaggtcccgtctttTCAAGCTGCAATACACTAACCTGAatcgaagggacgtaaaagaaccactggggacgcaataaaacctctggcagtgaccaccccccaGTGAGagtgcttacaatgcttactaacaatacactcaaGGGAGTATTTGATTTGGAGTATTTGATTtgaaaatttaataaataaataaaaattcgCCTGAAACCTGGACTACTATTAGGTAATAATATTATGCAAAAACCTTTCGAGACacttaaattatataatcTCTAAGATTGTTTTTGCTGACCGGTTGCTTTTAGGTGGATTTTGCTAACATTTCCTGTACGAGTCGAAATCACCGAAAATGTAGCCAATTCGTTAGACAAAATACCTTTTCTTGTCTCAAGCCAAAACCTTTTTAATGATATGGCTAAAAACTAGCACAAAATACTAACATCGTCACGGCTAACCtctgaaaaagtatttttttttcaaaccacGCTTCCCATCCTTTGAGACGATCCATCTTAAACACCAAGGTAtgtgatttttaaaaaacCGTATTCTTTCGAGTTTCCGCCGGTAACAGCACTACAGCTACTTCCTCCACAATAcgagccccctcccccaccggCTTGCCCGGAATGTGTACCACTCCCACCTCCTGAatacccaccaccaccccctgaGGCACCGTTATCCTCGGATCCTCCACCCCCTCCTCCAAATCCACCCACAGCACCCGGGGCAGGACCGCCGTTGTAGCCACTATTCATGCCCCCAGCCCTTCCCCCGACCCAGCCCTTCTCTATAGACCCCCCTCGCTCACCATGTTCGGGCCCAAGCCTTGTACAGCCAGTACCATCCCAACCCGCACCCACTCCCCCATGGTAGCTACTTCCAGCACTGTTACACTCCCCTGGATTGCCCCCTGTCCCTCCCGCGCGTGATTGACCATAATTTGTCCCAGAGCTTCTGTATCCATTTTCACCTGACTGACCATCCACTCCATTGTACCCATTTgacgcaccccctcccccaccagcTATTACTAATAGCCTTCTATCGCTAGTATACACAAACgatccaccccctccccctgtgcCTGCATTATCCTCCACTGATTTTCCTAGCTGTGCTGCTGTCATTGTAGTACTCTGTCCATCTTGCACTTCTACCGAGTCCCCTCCGCGCAGACCGACCACAATCTTCAGCTCGGTGCCGTTTATGAGTGTGAAGATGCCCGACACGATGGCGCCTTTGCCACCGTAGTACGTGCCGGGTTGATCACCATAGCTTGGACAGTGCGTACCACCACTTGCGCCTCCTGCCTCGATTCTGTAAAGACCGGTTTTGGGGACACGGAAAGTTTGTATCAGGCctgatctcccagaatgcccCATGTTGTCAAATTGATTCActgataaacaaacaaacaaataaacaatcaAAAACATGCAATACCTTCGCTTTATCTTAAATTTGATTCTTAATCTTTcgaaattagaaaaaaacagattACAAAGTTGCTTGTAACCTATTGTTACACGTCTATAGTCTATAATGTAAACATGAAAAGCAAGTAGTAAGAAAGAAATTCGGAAATATCAAATAAGGCCTGTATGTATTTTAATGTAAACTAATAAGACAAGCTGAATAATGCCggggaataaaaaaaacctaacACCGATAATCGTGTGGCCCTTGGGTTTTAATTCATTAGGTTATCAGAAGACTAACCGATAATAAAACACGTTTTTCCATCCCCTGTAAAGCCATCTTTGCAAGCACATCTGTAGGATCCCGGGATGTTGATGCAGCTTGCGTTGGCATGGCAACCATGTGATCGACCTCCGCACTCAGCCACGTCTGaaacgttttgtttttttgttaaattacATTATTTTACAGAGCTATATCTTGCTacaatcataacagttttgtTTGGGACAATTTATTAAGTGAACGCCTTTGTTCCAAAGTAATTGTCCATGATTGCAGATAATGAAAATATCGCATACTAGACATGAGAATATACTAATCACAGAAAATCTCGATAGTGGCTGATCACTTCCGCCTGTCATACTttacaaatatattttcaacaaAGGAGAACACATCTGTCCAAAAGCTGGAACAGATTCGCCTGCCAAGCTGATACAAATTAAAAATTCCGTTAAGGAGACTCATTTAGCTAGTGGCTGTACGCTTTCGAAACAAGTTTAAGCGATAAGACTCGACGTGTCCCGAAAGGCCTGTTTTGCTTTTGGGTGCGTTTTGCTTAATAATGTTCTGAGTATGTTAGGTTCTACTGTAAACCACAGTCGTTCATTGTACATTTTATGAGCAGTTTAAGATAAGCATTAAACGCCCCCTCAAGACTTAGCTGAAGGAGGAAAGAAATAACACTAACCTGCTGAACAAGTTTGTCCAGTAAAACCGGCTGGGCATGCGCAATGGAAGAATGGCTCGTGGTAAATAGTCACACAATCTCCATTCTTGCAAGGCGAGTCTTCACAAGGGGACTGGGAAAAGATGGAAGACGTGTTTCACACATGGTCTGGTTGGGGTTAGCTCATGACTGTGAAAGGGCTTGAAAATAACTGTTAACTGATAATTACACATATGTGTAGAACCGATATAAGCGAAATAGCTGCTTCCTGATAGTTTTACTATCCCAAGTGCAATCATGCGTGGCGGCCACTATATTTTAACTAGAAGAACGATGACCATCTAGCCAGTTCGTTACTACCACACGCCGCTTCGCGGACATGGGCTCTTAATGGCAGAGACTCGAGCGACAGGAGCTCCGGCTCAGATTATTTTATCCCTGAAACACAAGTGCCGCTTGAATAACCAGCGGTGCAACCGGCTGAGCCGGATAATTTTGCGATAATGAGTGTTCTCGTTCTTAAATGGCGTTGGAGGTTTTGTAAGTGTATGTTGTATGGATTTGTTTTTGGTTTAGCCTTTAGCTGTATATGCTGGTGATTGTGCTACCAGAGTCATACCCTATTTCGTCGGTGTTTATCGCCTTTGCCGTAATTGTATTTTTCAGTCGTTGTAGGTTCCTTAGTTTCCTGTGTTTAAATTCACAGTCTGCACTACATTATATAGCATTCTATACTGTAATTTTTCTGTTAAGTTAATGTTCTTCTGTTTTCTCGGAGATCTTGATTGCAGTAGTAAACCACCCCCCACATGCTAATAGCGAAATTAATCACTGTCTTGTGGATCATATACAGAAAATATTGAACACTTTCTCAGAAATCATCCTGAAGGTTTAATCTTCGTGACTGGTGACTTCAACCCTGCAGTACTGGACTAAAAGAGAACTTTGTCAAATACAAATGTGGATTAAAGCAGATTATTACAGTTCTCATCAAAGATTCAAGCATCTTTGGTTGGTGCCTCACTAATAGGCTTGAACTGTTTAAGTCACACCTGAGTTGGGGAGTAGGGACTGTTGAGGCCACATATGTAACAACCTGCCGCATTTGTTATaacggccacatttgtaataaggtaggacacatttgtaataaactatcTGATatctcataaaaaaacatagtaagacaaccaaacttggtaagGACATGTAGGTGTCGAGGGGGGTGCAACCAGATGGTCAAGTGATGTGACgtaatcaatgacgtcaccaaaaacaaaaatatccgTATCCCATGAAAGAAGcacgtatgacaaccaaacttgataggtgtcatgtagggatcaaggggggtgcaaaaaGATGGTgacgtgatttgtgacgtcatcaaaaacaaaaatatccatatcccATGAAAGAAGCACgcatgacaaccaaacttgagaggtgtcatgtaggtatcaaggggggtgcaacgagATGATCGAgtgatgtgtgacgtcatcaaaagcAAACATATCCATATCCCTGAATTTTAGCTGTTACTAGGTACATGGATTTCCTCATCCAGACCATGTTGAAACAGTCTTATGATAAATCATCACTCCCAATGTAGGTTTCTGAAAGTTGCTGTACCTCAGAGACTTAAACTACTCTATCTGGAGCATTTTCTAATGTATACAGAAACTCATTAAGAATATTTCCCTAGTTAAAGAAATCAGCACACAAAATGCACAAATCCATTAACTTCCGAAGATGCAAGGTGATTGATCCGCCCATGTCTCGAGCTCTTTTTTGTGTCTTCGTCTTGTACCAAGTATTCAGAGTGATTATACCAGCCTACCTTTATCCCAAAGTGCACGGAGTCTTTGTCTTGTACCGAGTATTCAGAATAGTTATACCAGCTTCCCTTTATCCCAAAGTGCACGGAGTTTTTATCTTGTACCAAGTGATCAGAGTGATTATATCAGCTCACCTTTATCCCAAAGTGCGCGGAGTCTTTGTCTTGTACCAAGTATTCAGAATAGTTATACCAGCTTCCCTTTATCCCAAAGTGCACGGAGTTTTTATCTTGTACCAAGTGATCAGAGTGATTATATCAGCTTACCTTTATCCCAAAGTGCGCGGAGTCTGAATTGTACCAAGTATTCAGAATAGTTATATCAGCTCACCTTTATCCCAAAGTGCGCGGAGTCTTTATCTTGTACCAAGTATTCAGAGTGGTTATATCAGCTCACCTTTATCCCAAAGTGCACGGAGTCTTTGTCTTGTACCGAGTATTCAGAGTGGTTATATCAGCTCACCTTTATCCCCAAAAGCGCAGAGTCTTTGTCTTGTACCGAGTATTCAGAATGGTTATATCAGCTTACCTTTATCCCAAAGTGCGCGGAGTCTTTGTCTTGTACCAAGTATTCAGAGTGGTTATATCAGCTTACCTTTATCCCAAAGTGCACGGAGTCATTGTCTTTTACCAAATATTGAAGGTGGTTATATCAGCTCACCTTTATCCTAAAGTGCACGGAGTCTTTATCTTGTACCGAGTATTCAGAGTGGTTATATCAGCTTACCTTTATCCCAAAGTGCACGGAGTCTTTGACTTGTACCAAGTATTCAGAATGGTTATATCAGCTCACCTCTATCCCAAAGTGCGCAGAGTCTTTATCTTGTACCAAGTATTCAGAATGGTTATATCAGCTTACCTTTATCCCAAAGTGCGCGGAGTCTTTGTCTTGTACCAAGTATTCAGAGTGGTTATATCAGCTTACCTTTATCCCAAAGTGCGCGGAGTCTTTGTCTTGTACCAAGTATTCAGAGAGGTTATATCAGCTTACCTTTATCCCAAAGTGCACGGAGTCTTTGTCTTGTACCAAGTATTCAGTGTGGTTATATCAGCTTACCTTTATCCCAAAGTGCGCGGAGTCTTTGTCTTGTACCAAGTATTCAGAGTGGTTATATCAGCTTACCTTTATCCCAAAGTGCACGGAGTCATTGTCTTTTACCAAGTATTGAAGGTGGTTATATCAGCTTACCTTTATCCCAAAGTGCGCGGAGTCTTTGTCTTGTACCAAGTATTCAGAGTGGTTATATCAGCTTACCTTTATCCCAAAGTGCACGGAGTCATTGTCTTTTACCAAGTATTGAGGGTGGTTATATCAGCTCACCTTTATCCTAAAGTGCACGGAGTCTTTGTCTTGTACCAAGTATTCAGAGTGGTTATATCAGCTTACCTTTATCCCAAAGTGCACGGAGTCATTGTCTTTTACCAAGTATTCAAGGTGGTTATATCAGCTTACCTTTATCCCAAAGTGCGCGGAGTCTTTGTCTTGTACCAAGTATTCAGAGTGGTTATATCAGCTTACCTTTATTCCAAAGTGCACGGAGTCATTGTCTTTTACCAAGTATTCAAAGTGGTTATATCAGCTTACCTTTATCCCAAAGTGCGCGGAGTCTTTGTCTTGTACCAAGTATTCAGAGAGGTTATATCAGCTTACCTTTATCCCAAAGTGCACGGAGTCTTTGTCTTGTACCAAGTATTCAGAGTGGTTATATCAGCTTACCTTTATCCCAAAGTGCGCGGAGTCTTTGTCTTGTACCAAGTATTCAGAGTGGTTATATCAGCTTACCTTTATCCCAAAGTGCACGGAGTCATTGTCTTTTACCAAGTATTCAAAGTGGTTATATCAGCTTACCTTTATCCCAAAGTGCACGGAGTCATTGTCTTTTACCAAGTATTGAGGGTGGTTATATCAGCTTACCTTTATCCCAAAGTGCACGGAGTCATTGTCTTTTACCAAGTATTGAGGGTTGTTATATCAGCTTACCTTTATCCCAAAGTGCACGGAGTCTTTGACTTGTACCAAGTATTCAAAATGGTTATATCAGCTCACCTTTATCCCCAAGTGCACGGAGTCTTTGACTTGTACCAAGTATTCAGAATGGTTATATCAGCTCACCTTTATCCCAAAGTGCACATAGTCTTTGTCTTGTACCAAGTCTTCAAATAGGTTATATCAGCTTACCTTTATCCCAAAGTGTACGTAGTCCTTCTCTTGTACCAAGTATTGTATAGAGGGTGGTTATATAAGCTTAGCTTTACCCCAAAGTGCGCGGAACCTTTGACTTGTACCAAGTATTCAGAATGGTTATATCAGCTCACCTTTATCCCAAAGTGCACGGAGTGGTTGTCTTGTACCAATTTTTGAGGGTGATTATATCAGCTATCATTTATCCCAAAGTGCACGGAGTCGTTGTCTTGTACCAAGTATTGAAGGTGGTTATATCAGCTTACCTTTATCCCAAAGTGCACGAAGTCGTTGTCGTGTACCAAGTATTGA is part of the Nematostella vectensis chromosome 13, jaNemVect1.1, whole genome shotgun sequence genome and encodes:
- the LOC5507050 gene encoding loricrin isoform X2 → MDILSNCLKLLANLLSTTQLPLSSFFDKNQYHSKGTIERDVLAFEIKSALLAMTLGSGLSVLCLLMSIATCLGQNLLHEDDDYYRRSIIFVAHQGKRLLVPISAANTSNETVTQKSLLANDVIDCSFECLAEKWCHSLNVKLTLTKSGQHVCELISTDRYNQPQYLVQDNDSVHFGIKSPCEDSPCKNGDCVTIYHEPFFHCACPAGFTGQTCSADVAECGGRSHGCHANASCINIPGSYRCACKDGFTGDGKTCFIIVNQFDNMGHSGRSGLIQTFRVPKTGLYRIEAGGASGGTHCPSYGDQPGTYYGGKGAIVSGIFTLINGTELKIVVGLRGGDSVEVQDGQSTTMTAAQLGKSVEDNAGTGGGGGSFVYTSDRRLLVIAGGGGGASNGYNGVDGQSGENGYRSSGTNYGQSRAGGTGGNPGECNSAGSSYHGGVGAGWDGTGCTRLGPEHGERGGSIEKGWVGGRAGGMNSGYNGGPAPGAVGGFGGGGGGSEDNGASGGGGGYSGGGSGTHSGQAGGGGGSYCGGSSCSAVTGGNSKEYGFLKITYLGV
- the LOC5507050 gene encoding loricrin isoform X1; translation: MDILSNCLKLLANLLSTTQLPLSSFFDKNQYHLKGTIERDVLAFEIKSALLAMTLGSGLSVLCLLMSIATCLGQNLLHEDDDYYRRSIIFVAHQGKRLLVPISAANTSNETVTQKSLLANDVIDCSFECLAEKWCHSLNVKLTLTKSGQHVCELISTDRYNQPQYLVQDNDSVHFGIKSPCEDSPCKNGDCVTIYHEPFFHCACPAGFTGQTCSADVAECGGRSHGCHANASCINIPGSYRCACKDGFTGDGKTCFIIVNQFDNMGHSGRSGLIQTFRVPKTGLYRIEAGGASGGTHCPSYGDQPGTYYGGKGAIVSGIFTLINGTELKIVVGLRGGDSVEVQDGQSTTMTAAQLGKSVEDNAGTGGGGGSFVYTSDRRLLVIAGGGGGASNGYNGVDGQSGENGYRSSGTNYGQSRAGGTGGNPGECNSAGSSYHGGVGAGWDGTGCTRLGPEHGERGGSIEKGWVGGRAGGMNSGYNGGPAPGAVGGFGGGGGGSEDNGASGGGGGYSGGGSGTHSGQAGGGGGSYCGGSSCSAVTGGNSKEYGFLKITYLGV